The proteins below are encoded in one region of Lactuca sativa cultivar Salinas chromosome 3, Lsat_Salinas_v11, whole genome shotgun sequence:
- the LOC111914523 gene encoding uncharacterized protein LOC111914523, protein MVSEKRSNLECFLDSTTPVVPSQFLSKSEIRNLNKLWHPWERERVEFFTLGDLWNCFDEWSAYGAGVPINVDDAGDETIVQYYVPYLSAIQIFTSNSSLNCQREETDSETRDSFSDSLSEESESEKVSRWDGCSSDECVFDQETSSHLNDRLGHLYFQYFDRSTPYGRVPLMDKVCALSKRYPGLMSLRSVDLSPATWMAVAWYPIYHIPMGRTIKDLSTCFLTYHTLSSSFQELDENGLSKRKRKEGICVPAFGLATYKMQGDVWISSKQDQEKVVSFVSVADSWLRQLGVQHHDFNHFMGNRRG, encoded by the exons atggTTTCAGAGAAAAGATCCAACCTTGAATGTTTCCTGGATTCCACAACCCCTGTTGTTCCATCCCAATTCCTCTCCAAG aGTGAGATTAGGAACCTTAATAAGCTATGGCATCCATGGGAAAGGGAGAGAGTTGAATTCTTCACGTTGGGAGATCTTTGGAATTGTTTCGATGAATGGAGTGCCTATGGCGCCGGAGTTCCGATCAACGTCGACGACGCCGGAGATGAAACTATTGTTCAGTATTATGTTCCTTACCTCTCCGCCATTCAAATCTTTACAAGCAATTCATCTTTGAActgtcaaag GGAAGAAACAGATTCCGAAACCAGGGATTCATTTAGCGATTCGTTGAGTGAGGAGAGCGAGAGCGAGAAGGTGTCAAGGTGGGATGGATGTTCTTCCGATGAATGTGTGTTTGATCAAGAAACATCTTCTCATTTGAACGATCGATTGGGTCATCTTTACTTCCAATACTTCGATAGATCAACTCCTTACGGAAGAGTCCCTCTCATGGACAAG GTATGTGCGTTATCTAAAAGATACCCTGGATTGATGTCGCTGAGGAGTGTTGATCTTTCACCAGCTACTTGGATGGCCGTTGCTTG GTACCCAATATATCATATTCCTATGGGGAGAACGATCAAGGACTTGTCAACATGTTTCTTGACATACCATACCTTATCTTCATCGTTTCAAG AGCTTGATGAAAATGGATTgtcaaagagaaagagaaaggaaGGAATCTGTGTTCCAGCATTTGGATTAGCGACCTACAAGATGCAAGGTGACGTGTGGATTTCAAGCAAACAGGATCAAGAAAAAGTTGTTTCATTTGTGAGTGTTGCTGATTCATGGTTGAGACAGTTGGGTGTCCAACACCATGATTTTAATCATTTTATGGGGAATCGCCGTGGTTGA